The Zingiber officinale cultivar Zhangliang chromosome 9A, Zo_v1.1, whole genome shotgun sequence genome window below encodes:
- the LOC122018614 gene encoding transcription factor BEE 2-like isoform X1 encodes MQCLQTPVPHRFSSKWQQQEQPSHHSYSADDLCVQGFNSFDCFSNGLSDLPDHQYPGFEEITSEAVSDSTLRKRKAETSPKSKQDCKIRVKQETGGAKTECKQQNSSKEASGDGSKTDYIHVRARRGQATDSHSLAERVRRERISQRMKCLQELVPGCSKITGKAGMLDEIINYVQSLQRQVELVEQFLSMKLAAVNPVADIDFLSREAMSTQLVQINPPELMDQPFLHFNSLQLDPCLGLDMYMDSSDLVADGSPFGSSLNSLHRVEFLQSLQGKDSYPICSSGMDCDAWFYVPNKQKNKIEPFLLHGDIIWSPRGRVTGWWRILTRVC; translated from the exons ATGCAGTGCCTACAGACTCCAGTTCCTCATCGATTCTCCTCCAAAtggcagcaacaggagcagcccaGCCACCATTCTTATAGTGCTGATGATCTCTGCGTGCAAGGCTTCAATTCCTTCGATTGCTTCAGCAATGGCTTGTCCGATCTTCCTGATCATCAGTATCCCGGCTTTGAGGAAATTACAAGCGAGGCAGTGAGCGATAGCACCTTAAGAAAGAGGAAGGCAGAGACTTCTCCCAAGTCAAAG CAAGACTGCAAGATCAGAGTGAAACAAGAAACGGGAGGAGCGAAAACAGAGTGCAAGCAGCAGAACAGTAGCAAGGAGGCATCAGGAGACGGCTCAAAGACTGATTACATTCACGTTCGAGCTCGCCGCGGCCAAGCCACTGACAGCCATAGCTTAGCTGAAAGA GTGAGGAGGGAAAGGATCAGTCAAAGGATGAAGTGCCTCCAGGAGCTGGTGCCGGGATGCAGTAAGATCACCGGAAAAGCAGGCATGCTAGATGAGATCATCAACTATGTTCAGTCTCTCCAGAGACAAGTCGAG CTTGTCGAGCAGTTCCTGTCGATGAAACTTGCTGCCGTGAATCCAGTGGCGGACATCGACTTCTTGAGCAGAGAGGCGATGAGTACTCAACTGGTGCAGATAAATCCACCTGAGCTAATGGACCAGCCATTCCTTCACTTCAACTCCTTACAGCTCGATCCCTGCTTAGGGCTGGACATGTACATGGATTCTTCGGATCTTGTGGCTGATGGATCCCCCTTTGGCTCATCTCTGAAT AGCTTGCATAGGGTAGAATTCCTTCAATCATTGCAAGGTAAAGATTCTTATCCTATTTGCTCGAGTGGCATGGATTGTGATGCATGGTTTTACGTACCCAACAAACAAAAAAACAAGATAGAACCATTCCTGTTGCATGGTGATATCATCTGGTCCCCAAGAGGAAGAGTAACTGGTTGGTGGCGTATTTTAACTCGAGTTTGCTAA
- the LOC122018614 gene encoding transcription factor bHLH63-like isoform X4, producing MQCLQTPVPHRFSSKWQQQEQPSHHSYSADDLCVQGFNSFDCFSNGLSDLPDHQYPGFEEITSEAVSDSTLRKRKAETSPKSKQDCKIRVKQETGGAKTECKQQNSSKEASGDGSKTDYIHVRARRGQATDSHSLAERVRRERISQRMKCLQELVPGCSKITGKAGMLDEIINYVQSLQRQVELVEQFLSMKLAAVNPVADIDFLSREAMSTQLVQINPPELMDQPFLHFNSLQLDPCLGLDMYMDSSDLVADGSPFGSSLNSLHRVEFLQSLQGNLLPNNLKMEI from the exons ATGCAGTGCCTACAGACTCCAGTTCCTCATCGATTCTCCTCCAAAtggcagcaacaggagcagcccaGCCACCATTCTTATAGTGCTGATGATCTCTGCGTGCAAGGCTTCAATTCCTTCGATTGCTTCAGCAATGGCTTGTCCGATCTTCCTGATCATCAGTATCCCGGCTTTGAGGAAATTACAAGCGAGGCAGTGAGCGATAGCACCTTAAGAAAGAGGAAGGCAGAGACTTCTCCCAAGTCAAAG CAAGACTGCAAGATCAGAGTGAAACAAGAAACGGGAGGAGCGAAAACAGAGTGCAAGCAGCAGAACAGTAGCAAGGAGGCATCAGGAGACGGCTCAAAGACTGATTACATTCACGTTCGAGCTCGCCGCGGCCAAGCCACTGACAGCCATAGCTTAGCTGAAAGA GTGAGGAGGGAAAGGATCAGTCAAAGGATGAAGTGCCTCCAGGAGCTGGTGCCGGGATGCAGTAAGATCACCGGAAAAGCAGGCATGCTAGATGAGATCATCAACTATGTTCAGTCTCTCCAGAGACAAGTCGAG CTTGTCGAGCAGTTCCTGTCGATGAAACTTGCTGCCGTGAATCCAGTGGCGGACATCGACTTCTTGAGCAGAGAGGCGATGAGTACTCAACTGGTGCAGATAAATCCACCTGAGCTAATGGACCAGCCATTCCTTCACTTCAACTCCTTACAGCTCGATCCCTGCTTAGGGCTGGACATGTACATGGATTCTTCGGATCTTGTGGCTGATGGATCCCCCTTTGGCTCATCTCTGAAT AGCTTGCATAGGGTAGAATTCCTTCAATCATTGCAAG GGAATCTTTTGCCTAACAATCTCAAGATGGAGATATAA
- the LOC122018614 gene encoding transcription factor bHLH63-like isoform X3 yields the protein MQCLQTPVPHRFSSKWQQQEQPSHHSYSADDLCVQGFNSFDCFSNGLSDLPDHQYPGFEEITSEAVSDSTLRKRKAETSPKSKQDCKIRVKQETGGAKTECKQQNSSKEASGDGSKTDYIHVRARRGQATDSHSLAERVRRERISQRMKCLQELVPGCSKITGKAGMLDEIINYVQSLQRQVELVEQFLSMKLAAVNPVADIDFLSREAMSTQLVQINPPELMDQPFLHFNSLQLDPCLGLDMYMDSSDLVADGSPFGSSLNVNISRPIIKLPLWTFQINESTIFNFRACIG from the exons ATGCAGTGCCTACAGACTCCAGTTCCTCATCGATTCTCCTCCAAAtggcagcaacaggagcagcccaGCCACCATTCTTATAGTGCTGATGATCTCTGCGTGCAAGGCTTCAATTCCTTCGATTGCTTCAGCAATGGCTTGTCCGATCTTCCTGATCATCAGTATCCCGGCTTTGAGGAAATTACAAGCGAGGCAGTGAGCGATAGCACCTTAAGAAAGAGGAAGGCAGAGACTTCTCCCAAGTCAAAG CAAGACTGCAAGATCAGAGTGAAACAAGAAACGGGAGGAGCGAAAACAGAGTGCAAGCAGCAGAACAGTAGCAAGGAGGCATCAGGAGACGGCTCAAAGACTGATTACATTCACGTTCGAGCTCGCCGCGGCCAAGCCACTGACAGCCATAGCTTAGCTGAAAGA GTGAGGAGGGAAAGGATCAGTCAAAGGATGAAGTGCCTCCAGGAGCTGGTGCCGGGATGCAGTAAGATCACCGGAAAAGCAGGCATGCTAGATGAGATCATCAACTATGTTCAGTCTCTCCAGAGACAAGTCGAG CTTGTCGAGCAGTTCCTGTCGATGAAACTTGCTGCCGTGAATCCAGTGGCGGACATCGACTTCTTGAGCAGAGAGGCGATGAGTACTCAACTGGTGCAGATAAATCCACCTGAGCTAATGGACCAGCCATTCCTTCACTTCAACTCCTTACAGCTCGATCCCTGCTTAGGGCTGGACATGTACATGGATTCTTCGGATCTTGTGGCTGATGGATCCCCCTTTGGCTCATCTCTGAATGTAAATATCTCTCGTCCAATAATTAAGTTACCGCTGTGGACATTTCAGATTAATGAGTCGACTATCTTTAATTTCAGAGCTTGCATAGGGTAG
- the LOC122018614 gene encoding transcription factor BEE 2-like isoform X2: MQCLQTPVPHRFSSKWQQQEQPSHHSYSADDLCVQGFNSFDCFSNGLSDLPDHQYPGFEEITSEAVSDSTLRKRKAETSPKSKQDCKIRVKQETGGAKTECKQQNSSKEASGDGSKTDYIHVRARRGQATDSHSLAERVRRERISQRMKCLQELVPGCSKITGKAGMLDEIINYVQSLQRQVEFLSMKLAAVNPVADIDFLSREAMSTQLVQINPPELMDQPFLHFNSLQLDPCLGLDMYMDSSDLVADGSPFGSSLNSLHRVEFLQSLQGKDSYPICSSGMDCDAWFYVPNKQKNKIEPFLLHGDIIWSPRGRVTGWWRILTRVC; the protein is encoded by the exons ATGCAGTGCCTACAGACTCCAGTTCCTCATCGATTCTCCTCCAAAtggcagcaacaggagcagcccaGCCACCATTCTTATAGTGCTGATGATCTCTGCGTGCAAGGCTTCAATTCCTTCGATTGCTTCAGCAATGGCTTGTCCGATCTTCCTGATCATCAGTATCCCGGCTTTGAGGAAATTACAAGCGAGGCAGTGAGCGATAGCACCTTAAGAAAGAGGAAGGCAGAGACTTCTCCCAAGTCAAAG CAAGACTGCAAGATCAGAGTGAAACAAGAAACGGGAGGAGCGAAAACAGAGTGCAAGCAGCAGAACAGTAGCAAGGAGGCATCAGGAGACGGCTCAAAGACTGATTACATTCACGTTCGAGCTCGCCGCGGCCAAGCCACTGACAGCCATAGCTTAGCTGAAAGA GTGAGGAGGGAAAGGATCAGTCAAAGGATGAAGTGCCTCCAGGAGCTGGTGCCGGGATGCAGTAAGATCACCGGAAAAGCAGGCATGCTAGATGAGATCATCAACTATGTTCAGTCTCTCCAGAGACAAGTCGAG TTCCTGTCGATGAAACTTGCTGCCGTGAATCCAGTGGCGGACATCGACTTCTTGAGCAGAGAGGCGATGAGTACTCAACTGGTGCAGATAAATCCACCTGAGCTAATGGACCAGCCATTCCTTCACTTCAACTCCTTACAGCTCGATCCCTGCTTAGGGCTGGACATGTACATGGATTCTTCGGATCTTGTGGCTGATGGATCCCCCTTTGGCTCATCTCTGAAT AGCTTGCATAGGGTAGAATTCCTTCAATCATTGCAAGGTAAAGATTCTTATCCTATTTGCTCGAGTGGCATGGATTGTGATGCATGGTTTTACGTACCCAACAAACAAAAAAACAAGATAGAACCATTCCTGTTGCATGGTGATATCATCTGGTCCCCAAGAGGAAGAGTAACTGGTTGGTGGCGTATTTTAACTCGAGTTTGCTAA